The following is a genomic window from Pseudophryne corroboree isolate aPseCor3 chromosome 3, aPseCor3.hap2, whole genome shotgun sequence.
ttggaagatgtccagcagtgccatcagctcagaactggcagagaccagcgggacccaggtacacccatctactgttcggagaagtctggccagaagtggtctgtacaaggacgtgatgatggagaatcaccggcccctcacatcactgggtaagaggagactctcATGTATTGTACAGGAGAGAACGTGGCTGAGTCTCTCTTACTACTGACCCACATGTGTATACACAAAAAGTTTTTTaagtaaaaaaattaaagaaatgtgagtgtggtatagaagatctacagctattagacaatcattaggtcgaccccatgtgGTTGATAcggtcaaaagattgacatggaaaaggtagacagtacaaaaggtcgacaggtttgaAGAGTCGAAAGATCAACCTGGAAATAGTCAacacacaaaaaagtttttttgggtcattttgtaCGTTTCACTAGCTGTGACCGCAGTCAGTGTGAAGGTGTACCCTCATCGGATCGCTTCACTCgccgcgcttcgggcaaggtgcctcgctctgctattgttgcgctcaccacaggttactattcccagttgtaggcCACGTAGATGGTAAAGCAAGCAAAATTTTTTTACAAATACGTGAAAAGTCCCCAATAAAACATATgttaaccattgtcatgtcgactttttgaacctgttgaccttatgGGATCGGCCTGTAGAATGTCTATTTAGACACTGCCTGTCAATACGTTGGAACCTATAAAATGTGTGCATACATAATATGGTCAAACATATAAGAATTAGAAAGCACTGGCCCTGGTGGTCCTAGGTGGACCTATATGGTCCCAGTGGTGACTGACAGCCTACAGGAACCCGGACATTCCTCTGTAGTTACTAGCAGGGCTCCAGTGTGCAGGACTAGTGGCTTCTGGGGGACCGGCCAATGTTTGGGCTGTCACGCTCCAGCCTCCCATGGCGGGATCCTGGTGATTGTGCCGGTGGTCCTTCTAGTAGCGCTGTCCATATACTTTTACATCTGAGAGTAACACCAACAAGGGGTCTTCTCAGCATCTGGTCTCCATGCACAGAGTAGAAGTCTTTTTGAAGGTGACCCTACACGCCATCGAGAACGTCCTGTAGGTCAGTTTGGGTACAGCATTTAAATTATGAAATTGCGCAGACTTTGTGGGCATCACAATGTACCCATCTGTCACACACCTCATCTGATAATCCCTTCTACACAATGTACTCAGTCACCGTGTGTCTCctgcagatggacccagtaacaggaataccccagagagatgccCCCGTCCTTATTCCTCAGATTATACAGAGGAGGATCACAgtgtcccacaggaggatcaggtaggtgggattgtgtgggggagatgtatcaagagtGGAGAAATGGGCAAATTAAGAATATCTCTTAGCAACCAGCTTCTACTGTACCTATCATTTTATTGATTGTACTTGACAAATGCTAGCAAGAAGCTGGTTGCTAGGGCTTAACCCTCCACTCCTCTTCTTCTCCACTGATTGTACATCTATGTAGCAGTTGTGTGCATCTTGTAAACTTCTGTGGTCCTAGGTGGACCTATATGGTTATTGCATTACTTACAGCACTAACATGTTATTATTCCTGTGTTGTGGACAATATAGTGTGAAGACTTGAATGTTATTAAAGTAGAAGACTTAGacttagaggaagaggaggagatgaGCATGATAGGTGATCTGCCGTATaaggaggaggaggaaatccctacaggtatcagcacaggtgagtgatcACACTAAGGGCCTGTTCCCCAGCCGCATGCACTGCTGGTATCAGAGTGATGTGTATATACTGCACACGCACCTTGCGGCTCAGTCAGGTGAGGTCACAAAGCGGCTATTGTACGCACACCGGTCCATGTTTCTAACTATGCTTGCGCCTGAGCCGCAGTCTGCACGCGCAGGGAGTGAATTGTGATGGCGGTCACACCGAGGAattagtcacaaagtgagtgaGAGCAGCCAAGCCTGCGCGTCTACAGAGACACTCAGAGTCTGCAACGCAACCCGATGTGCagcgatggtaccgatgtatcagcaattacaCGCCGTCGGATGGAAATTATGCGTTAGCAGTgggtgtccctatgctcaggtcagcttctgcccatattaacaTATAATCACAATTGCATACGGCAAAATATTCACGATCTGTGAAATGTAGCAGGTGGGGGCTGAGCGGACTCACTGAGATGCTGCATCTTATGAGCGTGATGCTGAAACGGGTGTGACCTCAGAGGCTTAGGAGACCATACTCGCACAGAGAGTCTGATGAAACTTACTCAGGCCGGCTGCCGGATCCGGACACCTGGGTCCAAGAAGTCTTGTCCCGTGATGGAGACACTGGACCTATCATACCTTCAAAACGGGTGACACTCCCCCATTATGAAGAACGGGGTTAGGTTCCGCCCCCAAACGCTGCAGCATTTCAATCATGTCCTGCGCCTGCGCAGCCCCACAGCCATCAGATTTGTATGTGAACCGTAATCGGGCAGTTTGCGAATTTGCAATCTTGCAGCTGAAGCTGAATGGGGCTCATAGGGGTGAGGTGACCGACTCATTCCAAAGTCAGCGGCTGTGACTATGGGCTAGCTTTACTAAGCGGCTGTGACTATGGGCTAGATTTACTAAGCGGCTGAATTGAAAACACCATTAACCGCAGCTTAGTATCTCTAGCCCTGTATGTTATAGACCCCCAGGATAATTCCTGCTGTTATAGCTACACTACACTAATGACGCTTTAGGCTGAGTGACATTTTTTCATGTCGGCTTATCACAtgttgacctatagaccatgtcaacctagcaatcctgtcgaccaatagtggttgacctaatgactgtcaacctaacgaccgtatcccctctcCACATCCCGCAGTATAGGGTAAGCTGAGCAGCCCGCACCACAGCCGTCCCCTTCTGGCAGATCCTACCCTAACTATaaacattatgggggttattcagagatgaacgcaaatcGCTGTatacgcagccggatctgcgttcatctctgcacattgtgggaaccgcccagcatgtgtatggCCGCCTCCAGATGCGttctaattgcgaacgcatcggaTCTAGGGTTGACCCCTGCGCTGCCATGCGGTCAGTGGCCATGCTTTtgtatcggagcggctgcgtgtgacgtcacgcagccgccccaaaaacggtCCCAGACCACCCCCGTACGTCCCGCGTCGCCGCATCGaaaactgtcaatcacattgcggtcacatccatcggggatgcgaccgcAACATGTATGCCCACGCAGCCGCTGTGTGGCCGCGCTGCATGagcggcagggtctgaatgatTCTCTAAGTCAGTCTGGATTGTGACATGATCTTGCTGCACGCTTATAACCTGTTATTAGTCATATCTGTTTATTTCTATCCGTCTTGCACGCTGCTGGTTACGCTACATTGCGTTCTCCTTTTGTGCATAAATAAATAGCAAACGCATTAAAGTCCGTGTATATTGGgggtatttctgagttgatcgcagcaggaactttgttagcagttgggcaaaaccatgtgcactgcaggggaggcagatataacatgtgcagagagagttagatttgggtggggtgtgttcaatctgcaatctaaattgcagtgtaaaaataaagcagccagtatttaccctgcatagaaacaaaataacccacccaaatctaactctctctgcacttgttacatctgcctcccctgcagtgcacatggttttgcccaactgctaacaaagttcctgctacgatcaactcagaattacccccattgttccctaCGTCCATCCCCGTTCTACAATGGCTAGGTGTTTCATATGGCATTTACTGAATGGAGCACGCAGCTAGCGCCACACATCACACAGACTACAAGATGAGACCATTATGATGCAATCGGACAAGGAAAGTGATTCCCAGCCGTCAGGTTCCGCACATCTCAGTCTGTCAGCTGCGTTACTTGTGTGAATGTTTTCCTCCGTTTCTGTGGAGTAATCCGCTATAAAAGTGCTATATTCCCTACCTATCGAGCCACTTACCTGCTGACTGATAGGAAAGCAGTGGCCACTCTATGCCCAGATTTACTCCTGAGGTCTTTACTACTACACATAGGAATATTGAGTAGGATACGCGAGCAGTATTTGCCACTGAGTGGGACTGAGTAGTTGCTATATAGCTACAGCTGCACAAATGTGAGATTCTGAATGGACCTGTTATTCTGAGCTTTATCTTTTGAATCATTATGAGGAACTAAAAAGAGCAGGATGTATATTGTATTGGCCTCGAGCATCTTATTAATGTTTGTAAGATCAGTGCCATTCAGATGCTGGTCCTTCTATATCACGATTCATTTTAGGACTGTGTGGGTTGGTCTGAGTACAGTAGTTCTCCCTCAGTGTGTACGGTGATTTGAGGCCAGATCAGGAAGTTGGTCAAAGCGTTCTACATTTGTCAGTCCCCGGCCCAGGGGGTGGGCAATAAGCTGCCCTCCCGCTGCTattcaactacacatcccagcatgacctgcgacagttttagcatttcctgatTGCAATAATATggtagggtatgctgggatgtgtagtcccttaGTAGCTGAGGGACCACTTATTTGCCCGCCTTTGCTTGATGCAGAATTTTGCATTCCCCCAAATCCTCTCTGGAAAAGCTGTGTCCAGGAATCAGTCCCTGGCAGTGACCATGGTAAATCGGCTGTCAGGCGGAGATCCTGGGTATATAACACAGTTGGGATTAGGATCAGCGCAGGTGGTCGGCAAAATCCGGTTTATTCCTAGGCGGTGAGAGTGGCTGTAATACTAAAATCATTCATATTTATGTGGCTTTATTTTATTCCCAGCAGATGGACAGAAGAAAAGTATTCCCTCAGAACATCTCACGTCAGCTCCAGACTGTGCAATGGAAGGAAACAAAATGGCACAAGGAGTAAACCCCAATACGTCAGATACACATCCAGTACCTCACAGTGCAGCTGTATCATGTGACCCCTCTacacacggcggccattttcccgatcCCCATAATGACATGTCACTACACAGCAGTCATTCgcctgagaagccattttcatgttctgagtgtggaaaacatTTCAAGCACGGGTCGATCCTTGTTCGCCATTACAGAGTCCACTCACCCAAGGAATCGTTCATTTGTTcacagtgtggaaaatgttttgcgcaCCCATCCAATCTGgttgcacatcagagaattcacaagggcgagaaaccatttccatgcccagactgcgggaaatgttttacacagaagtcCAGCGTGGTGGCCCATCAAAGAATCCACACGAGTGAGAAGCTTTTCACATAAAACCAGTCTGGCCAAGCACCAGAGAATTCCCACGGGCGAGAAACTGTTCTCGTGTCtatagtgcgggaaatgttttacgcagAAGTCAACTTTTGTTGAACATCTGAAAACTCACAGTTggagcttttttctttttttttctttcacctTCGGACTGTGGAAATAttgtcacttaattaaatctagaaAATTCTCACAGTAAATTAGAAGGTTTGGGGGGAAAACACgcaactccaccccccccccccaaaaaataaaaaaaaataaaagaagtcTTATCTAGTGGTTTGTTTATTGGTGCATTGATCCAGACAAAAGCGAAAGCAAACCAGCATTAGACAGATGCTCATTTGTCCTCACTGTGGGTCTTATTCACCCATCCACTTGTGGAATTCCCTGCCGTGATCACTATATTTGGTGCATGAGATCTATCTGATATCAGTGGGACCTCGGTGCACTTCACCATAGCCCACAATTCTGCCTGCACACTCCAGGAGCACTTAGCTTCGGTTCCTTACGCCCTACTGCCACCCATTTACACCTACACTGCCGCAAGTGGATATGCGACTGAGCTGTGTACACGTCCGCATTGGAACTGCTCGCAGTTGCATACTCTTGGCCCCGGCGCGCGTGCATCGAAAAGGTCCATCTGCATAACAGTGTTGAGTGCACCTGTGAGACAGCGCCAGTAGAGGGTAAGTCCATGAATGGCAATGAGATGAATTCCCTGCATTGATCGCTCCAGCAATGGAACAGTTATCACTTTCTTCCCTGTGCCAGTGGTGACTCCGACCTTCTCCCCGGCTCCGCTGCTGCTTCCTGCTCCTGGGTGTAACAGGCTCCTTAGACAAATCTTTCTATGGACCTCGAGTTTGTTTATCCATTGTGCTTTATTGATCTGGCCCCATGTGTGTCATACCTCTGTTATTATTGCTCTTTTAATATGTGTTATTTATTTATCTTGGGATATAGAAGTGAATTTATTGCACACATTTGGCCAAATATGTGGAATTTCCATACTGACAgcattatatgtgtgtatgtacagttgcaagaaaaagtatgtgaaccctttggaatttcctggatttgtgcataaattggtcataaaatgtgttctgatcttcatctaagtcacaacaatagacaaacacagtctgctgaaaataataccacacaaacaagtatatgttctcatgtttttattgagcaCACCATGTAAAcactcacagtgcagggtggacaaagtatgtgaacccctaggctaatgacttctccaagagctaatttgaatcaggagtcagccaacctggagtccaatcaatgagacgagattggaggtgttggttaaagctgccctgccctataaaaatacacaccagttttgagtttgcaattcccaatgagcattgcctgatgtgaaccatgcctcacagaaaagagctctcagaagacctacgattaagaattgttgacttgcataaagctggaaagggttacaaaagtatctctaaaagccttgatgttcatcagtccatggtaagacaaattgtctataaatggagaaagttcagcactgttgctactctccctagtagTGGGCGTCTTGTAAAGATggctgcaagagcacagcgcagagtGCTCAATGacgtgaagaagaatcctagagtgtcagctaaagacttacagaaatctctggcacatgctaacatctcttgaTGAATCTACCATacctaaaacactgaacaagaatggagttcatgggaggataccacggagcaagccactgctgtccaaaaaaaacattgctgcacgtttgcAAAAGAGCACTTGAATGTTCCACAACACTATTGGCCAAATATTCTGTGGACAAattaaaccaaagttgagttgtttggaaggaacacacaacactatgtgtagagaaaaaaaggcacagcacaccaacatcaaaacctcatcccaactgtgaagtatattggagggggcatcatggtttggggctgctttgctgcctcagggcctggacagattgctatcatcgacgaaaaaatgaattcccaagtttatcaagacattttgcaggagaacttaaggccatctgtccaccaattgaagctcaacagaagatgggtgatgcaacaggacaacgaaccaaagcacagaagtagatcaacagcagaatggcttcaacagaagaaaatacgccttctggagtggcccagtcctgacctcaacccaattgagatgctgtggcatgacctcaagagagcgattcacaccagacaa
Proteins encoded in this region:
- the LOC135054708 gene encoding zinc finger protein 420-like isoform X2 is translated as MARLSTATRHKVVILHQQGLSQAKISKQTGVSRCAVQALLKKHKETGNVEDCRRSGRPRKLSASDERHIILTSLRNWKMSSSAISSELAETSGTQVHPSTVRRSLARSGLYKDVMMENHRPLTSLDGPSNRNTPERCPRPYSSDYTEEDHSVPQEDQCEDLNVIKVEDLDLEEEEEMSMIGDLPYKEEEEIPTGISTDGQKKSIPSEHLTSAPDCAMEGNKMAQGVNPNTSDTHPVPHSAAVSCDPSTHGGHFPDPHNDMSLHSSHSPEKPFSCSECGKHFKHGSILVRHYRVHSPKESFICSQCGKCFAHPSNLVAHQRIHKGEKPFPCPDCGKCFTQKSSVVAHQRIHTSEKLFT
- the LOC135054708 gene encoding zinc finger protein 420-like isoform X1, which encodes MARLSTATRHKVVILHQQGLSQAKISKQTGVSRCAVQALLKKHKETGNVEDCRRSGRPRKLSASDERHIILTSLRNWKMSSSAISSELAETSGTQVHPSTVRRSLARSGLYKDVMMENHRPLTSLDGPSNRNTPERCPRPYSSDYTEEDHSVPQEDQCEDLNVIKVEDLDLEEEEEMSMIGDLPYKEEEEIPTGISTADGQKKSIPSEHLTSAPDCAMEGNKMAQGVNPNTSDTHPVPHSAAVSCDPSTHGGHFPDPHNDMSLHSSHSPEKPFSCSECGKHFKHGSILVRHYRVHSPKESFICSQCGKCFAHPSNLVAHQRIHKGEKPFPCPDCGKCFTQKSSVVAHQRIHTSEKLFT